The following proteins are encoded in a genomic region of Thioflexithrix psekupsensis:
- a CDS encoding ArsR/SmtB family transcription factor, translating to MPDSNAQPLGLITHDEDIERASRSMKAMSHPLRLKILCTLGEREFSVQDIVEEVGTSQSNISQHLAILRDKGILSSRKDANRVYYRVSDARTLRLISMMREVFCSFCS from the coding sequence ATGCCAGATAGCAATGCTCAGCCCTTAGGGCTTATCACTCATGACGAAGATATTGAGCGTGCTTCCCGTTCTATGAAAGCCATGTCTCATCCGTTGCGACTAAAAATTCTATGTACTTTAGGTGAACGTGAATTTAGCGTGCAGGATATTGTTGAAGAAGTTGGGACTTCTCAAAGTAACATTTCACAGCATTTGGCCATTTTGCGTGACAAAGGTATTTTGTCCTCCCGTAAAGATGCAAATCGAGTTTATTACCGAGTGAGCGACGCACGAACTTTGCGCTTAATCAGTATGATGCGCGAAGTATTTTGTTCATTTTGTTCTTAG
- the tpiA gene encoding triose-phosphate isomerase yields the protein MRQPLVVGNWKMNGSAATNQHLLADLLAGCSSLTRCRMGVCPPFVYLAAIQAQLQGSPIVWGAQNASQHAPGAYTGEISASMLQDFGCTYVIVGHSERRTLYLENDGIVAEKFAAVQAAGLTPILCVGESLEQREAGVTEQVVGQQLDAILNTQGVEVFDNCVIAYEPVWAIGTGKTATPEQAQAVHAFIRRQLAEKNQPLSEKIQILYGGSVKGSNANELFSMPDIDGGLIGGASLKAEEFLTICRASESF from the coding sequence ATGCGTCAACCCTTAGTTGTGGGAAATTGGAAAATGAACGGCTCTGCCGCGACAAACCAGCATTTATTGGCTGATTTATTGGCGGGTTGTTCTTCGCTGACGCGTTGTCGGATGGGGGTTTGTCCGCCATTTGTGTATTTGGCCGCCATTCAAGCCCAGTTACAAGGGAGTCCCATTGTCTGGGGCGCACAAAATGCGTCTCAACACGCGCCCGGTGCTTACACCGGCGAAATCAGTGCCAGTATGTTACAAGATTTTGGCTGTACTTATGTTATTGTGGGGCATTCTGAGCGGCGTACTCTCTATCTTGAAAATGATGGCATCGTGGCAGAAAAATTCGCAGCCGTGCAAGCGGCCGGATTAACCCCCATTTTATGCGTGGGCGAATCCCTAGAGCAGCGAGAAGCCGGTGTCACTGAGCAAGTGGTCGGACAACAGTTGGATGCCATTTTGAACACGCAAGGTGTTGAGGTATTTGACAATTGTGTCATTGCCTATGAACCCGTTTGGGCAATTGGCACTGGCAAAACGGCAACGCCCGAACAGGCACAAGCCGTACATGCGTTTATTCGTCGTCAATTGGCTGAGAAAAATCAACCACTTTCTGAAAAAATTCAGATTTTATACGGCGGCAGTGTCAAAGGCAGTAACGCCAATGAGTTGTTTTCTATGCCGGATATTGATGGCGGTTTAATTGGCGGTGCGTCACTAAAAGCAGAAGAATTTCTGACGATTTGTCGCGCATCAGAATCATTTTAA
- the secG gene encoding preprotein translocase subunit SecG yields the protein MHTILVIVQIMVCASLIGLILIQHGKGADMGAAFGSGASATVFGSRGSASFLTRTTAGLAAAFFILSLVLAYFSTGQREPRSVLESVTVQTQPATELPATTAVPSPTSEELPTVQEETTAERTTENATTVTVETNTQPVESPAENSVVTETSPVIQEQTPDPSAATEEKTQ from the coding sequence ATGCACACTATTTTGGTTATCGTACAGATTATGGTCTGTGCCAGTTTAATCGGCTTAATCTTAATTCAACACGGCAAAGGCGCAGATATGGGCGCAGCTTTTGGCAGTGGTGCGTCGGCCACTGTTTTTGGCAGTCGCGGTTCGGCTTCCTTCTTAACGCGAACCACAGCCGGCTTGGCAGCGGCATTTTTTATTTTAAGCCTTGTCTTGGCCTACTTTTCCACAGGACAACGGGAACCCCGTAGCGTATTAGAAAGTGTAACAGTACAAACTCAGCCCGCGACTGAGTTACCAGCGACAACAGCCGTACCTAGCCCAACCAGTGAGGAATTACCCACAGTTCAAGAAGAAACCACAGCAGAACGCACCACCGAAAACGCCACAACTGTCACAGTAGAAACGAACACACAACCAGTTGAATCTCCAGCCGAAAATTCTGTTGTCACGGAAACTTCTCCTGTTATTCAAGAACAAACGCCTGATCCGTCTGCCGCTACGGAAGAAAAAACGCAGTAA